Proteins encoded by one window of Sardina pilchardus chromosome 7, fSarPil1.1, whole genome shotgun sequence:
- the LOC134087201 gene encoding tumor necrosis factor receptor superfamily member 14-like isoform X2 — MLRPKYFYRPEILIVPGLRQQNYMDLLIIVFLIGILGICAAESKCGPAEYKNKDDECCPMCGKGYVVHRDCTEMSSTTCIPCVGDTYMGEPNGLNKCFKCKTCDFNQGLNTQQKCTTFGDAVCAVLPGYFCGSIQDNECTFGVKHSLCSPGQGVKIPGTERTDTVCEDCKEGYFSRDGANCTEHTNCAVLGEELEEKGSPTKDNKCRKPQRRRAGLIAVIIILLVLAFPLFLRWHQLYHICKVAKTSDTTGSAASQNLQTAVQETDQDNPSQDTPSLP; from the exons ATGTTAAGACCTAAATATTTTTACCGTCCAGAAATTCTGATCGTACCGGGGTTACGTCAGCAAAATTATATGGACCTCTTGATAATTGTGTTTCTAATAG GCATCCTCGGTATCTGTGCAGCTGAGTCTAAATGTGGGCCTGCTGAGTACAAGAATAAAGACGACGAATGTTGCCCAATGTGTGGGAAAG GGTATGTTGTACATAGGGATTGCACAGAGATGTCAAGTACAACATGCATACCTTGTGTTGGAGACACATACATGGGTGAACCTAATGGCTTAAATAAATGCTTTAAGTGCAAAACTTGTGACTTCA ATCAAGGTCTGAATACACAACAAAAGTGCACAACATTTGGTGATGCGGTGTGTGCCGTACTTCCTGGATATTTCTGTGGGAGCATACAAGATAATGAGTGCACGTTTGGAGTGAAACATTCATTGTGTTCTCCAGGCCAGGGTGTTAAGATTCCAG GAACAGAACGTACAGATACTGTGTGTGAGGACTGCAAAGAAGGCTATTTTTCCAGAGATGGAGCAAACTGCACAGAACATACCAA CTGTGCCGTTCTCGGTGAAGAGCTAGAGGAGAAAGGAAGTCCTACAAAAGACAACAAGTGTAGGAAGCCTCAGAGAAGAAGAGCTGGGCTGATTGCAGTTATAATAATACTTTTAGTTTTAGCTTTTCCACTTTTTCTACGGTGGCACCAACTTTATCATATTTGTAAAGTTGCTAAAACAAGCGACACAACAG GGTCAGCAGCATCTCAAAACTTACAAACG GCTGTACAGGAAACAGATCAAGACAATCCAAGTCAAGACACGCCCAGCCTACCGTAA
- the LOC134087201 gene encoding tumor necrosis factor receptor superfamily member 14-like isoform X1 — MLRPKYFYRPEILIVPGLRQQNYMDLLIIVFLIGILGICAAESKCGPAEYKNKDDECCPMCGKGYVVHRDCTEMSSTTCIPCVGDTYMGEPNGLNKCFKCKTCDFNQGLNTQQKCTTFGDAVCAVLPGYFCGSIQDNECTFGVKHSLCSPGQGVKIPGTERTDTVCEDCKEGYFSRDGANCTEHTNCAVLGEELEEKGSPTKDNKCRKPQRRRAGLIAVIIILLVLAFPLFLRWHQLYHICKVAKTSDTTGSAASQNLQTKAVQETDQDNPSQDTPSLP; from the exons ATGTTAAGACCTAAATATTTTTACCGTCCAGAAATTCTGATCGTACCGGGGTTACGTCAGCAAAATTATATGGACCTCTTGATAATTGTGTTTCTAATAG GCATCCTCGGTATCTGTGCAGCTGAGTCTAAATGTGGGCCTGCTGAGTACAAGAATAAAGACGACGAATGTTGCCCAATGTGTGGGAAAG GGTATGTTGTACATAGGGATTGCACAGAGATGTCAAGTACAACATGCATACCTTGTGTTGGAGACACATACATGGGTGAACCTAATGGCTTAAATAAATGCTTTAAGTGCAAAACTTGTGACTTCA ATCAAGGTCTGAATACACAACAAAAGTGCACAACATTTGGTGATGCGGTGTGTGCCGTACTTCCTGGATATTTCTGTGGGAGCATACAAGATAATGAGTGCACGTTTGGAGTGAAACATTCATTGTGTTCTCCAGGCCAGGGTGTTAAGATTCCAG GAACAGAACGTACAGATACTGTGTGTGAGGACTGCAAAGAAGGCTATTTTTCCAGAGATGGAGCAAACTGCACAGAACATACCAA CTGTGCCGTTCTCGGTGAAGAGCTAGAGGAGAAAGGAAGTCCTACAAAAGACAACAAGTGTAGGAAGCCTCAGAGAAGAAGAGCTGGGCTGATTGCAGTTATAATAATACTTTTAGTTTTAGCTTTTCCACTTTTTCTACGGTGGCACCAACTTTATCATATTTGTAAAGTTGCTAAAACAAGCGACACAACAG GGTCAGCAGCATCTCAAAACTTACAAACG AAGGCTGTACAGGAAACAGATCAAGACAATCCAAGTCAAGACACGCCCAGCCTACCGTAA
- the LOC134087201 gene encoding tumor necrosis factor receptor superfamily member 14-like isoform X3 — protein sequence MLRPKYFYRPEILIVPGLRQQNYMDLLIIVFLIGILGICAAESKCGPAEYKNKDDECCPMCGKGYVVHRDCTEMSSTTCIPCVGDTYMGEPNGLNKCFKCKTCDFNQGLNTQQKCTTFGDAVCAVLPGYFCGSIQDNECTFGVKHSLCSPGQGVKIPGTERTDTVCEDCKEGYFSRDGANCTEHTNCAVLGEELEEKGSPTKDNKCRKPQRRRAGLIAVIIILLVLAFPLFLRWHQLYHICKVAKTSDTTGSAASQNLQTL from the exons ATGTTAAGACCTAAATATTTTTACCGTCCAGAAATTCTGATCGTACCGGGGTTACGTCAGCAAAATTATATGGACCTCTTGATAATTGTGTTTCTAATAG GCATCCTCGGTATCTGTGCAGCTGAGTCTAAATGTGGGCCTGCTGAGTACAAGAATAAAGACGACGAATGTTGCCCAATGTGTGGGAAAG GGTATGTTGTACATAGGGATTGCACAGAGATGTCAAGTACAACATGCATACCTTGTGTTGGAGACACATACATGGGTGAACCTAATGGCTTAAATAAATGCTTTAAGTGCAAAACTTGTGACTTCA ATCAAGGTCTGAATACACAACAAAAGTGCACAACATTTGGTGATGCGGTGTGTGCCGTACTTCCTGGATATTTCTGTGGGAGCATACAAGATAATGAGTGCACGTTTGGAGTGAAACATTCATTGTGTTCTCCAGGCCAGGGTGTTAAGATTCCAG GAACAGAACGTACAGATACTGTGTGTGAGGACTGCAAAGAAGGCTATTTTTCCAGAGATGGAGCAAACTGCACAGAACATACCAA CTGTGCCGTTCTCGGTGAAGAGCTAGAGGAGAAAGGAAGTCCTACAAAAGACAACAAGTGTAGGAAGCCTCAGAGAAGAAGAGCTGGGCTGATTGCAGTTATAATAATACTTTTAGTTTTAGCTTTTCCACTTTTTCTACGGTGGCACCAACTTTATCATATTTGTAAAGTTGCTAAAACAAGCGACACAACAG GGTCAGCAGCATCTCAAAACTTACAAACG TTGTAA
- the LOC134087204 gene encoding transcription factor HES-5-like isoform X2, which produces MAPTVTVPMTYSSEHLTLNNKRKPLVEKLRRDRINNSIEHLKTLLGQEFLKQHPDSKQEKADILEMTVHFLKHKQQQHPSTCSTTASEGYSRCMQDAVNFLSQCDVQTQSQRRLLSHFLHKLPTVDKSTRVQLQPSSPVHHSSSKQKTSGCTALWRPW; this is translated from the exons ATGGCACCTACTGTCACTGTACCCATGACCTACTCTTCTGAACATCTTACACTGAATAATAAG AGAAAGCCTTTGGTGGAGAAACTGCGCAGAGATCGTATCAATAACAGCATTGAGCATCTCAAGACTCTACTGGGTCAGGAGTTCCTAAAGCAACATCCAGACTCCAAGCAGGAGAAAGCTGACATCCTGGAGATGACTGTCCACTTCCTGaaacacaagcagcagcagcatccctcCACCTGTTCAACCACAGCCAGTGAGGGCTACTCCAGGTGTATGCAGGACGCTGTCAACTTCCTGTCCCAGTGTGACGTGCAGACACAGTCCCAGAGAAGACTGCTGAGTCACTTCCTACACAAGCTGCCCACAGTGGACAAGAGCACCAGGGTCCAGCTTCAGCCCAGCTCTCCAGtccaccacagcagcagcaaacaGAAGACTTCAGGCTGCACTGCACTCTGGAGGCCCTGGTAG
- the LOC134087204 gene encoding transcription factor HES-5-like isoform X1, translating to MAPTVTVPMTYSSEHLTLNNKQRKPLVEKLRRDRINNSIEHLKTLLGQEFLKQHPDSKQEKADILEMTVHFLKHKQQQHPSTCSTTASEGYSRCMQDAVNFLSQCDVQTQSQRRLLSHFLHKLPTVDKSTRVQLQPSSPVHHSSSKQKTSGCTALWRPW from the exons ATGGCACCTACTGTCACTGTACCCATGACCTACTCTTCTGAACATCTTACACTGAATAATAAG CAGAGAAAGCCTTTGGTGGAGAAACTGCGCAGAGATCGTATCAATAACAGCATTGAGCATCTCAAGACTCTACTGGGTCAGGAGTTCCTAAAGCAACATCCAGACTCCAAGCAGGAGAAAGCTGACATCCTGGAGATGACTGTCCACTTCCTGaaacacaagcagcagcagcatccctcCACCTGTTCAACCACAGCCAGTGAGGGCTACTCCAGGTGTATGCAGGACGCTGTCAACTTCCTGTCCCAGTGTGACGTGCAGACACAGTCCCAGAGAAGACTGCTGAGTCACTTCCTACACAAGCTGCCCACAGTGGACAAGAGCACCAGGGTCCAGCTTCAGCCCAGCTCTCCAGtccaccacagcagcagcaaacaGAAGACTTCAGGCTGCACTGCACTCTGGAGGCCCTGGTAG
- the LOC134087205 gene encoding transcription factor HES-5-like isoform X1 — MQTVRTSSKPKTHTFIWRSGSINRRRRGTVSSRAQAPLQRDHSRDTAMAPTVTVPMTYSSEHLTLNNKQRKPLVEKLRRDRINNSIEHLKTLLGQEFLKQHPDSKQEKADILEMTVHFLKHKQQQHPSTCSTTASEGYSRCMQDAVNFLSQCDVQTQSQRRLLSHFLHKLPTVDKSTRVQLQPSSPVRHSSSKQKTSGCTALWRPW, encoded by the exons ATGCAGACTGTGAGAACCTCCAGCAAACCCAAGACCCACACATTCATATGGAGATCTGGGAGTATAAataggagaaggagaggaacagTCAGCAGCAGAGCTCAAGCTCCTCTTCAGAGAGACCACAGCAGAGATACAGCCATGGCACCTACTGTCACTGTACCCATGACCTACTCTTCTGAACATCTAACACTCAACAATAAG CAGAGAAAGCCTTTGGTGGAGAAACTGCGCAGAGATCGTATCAATAACAGCATTGAGCATCTCAAGACGCTACTGGGCCAGGAGTTCCTAAAGCAACATCCAGACTCCAAGCAGGAGAAAGCTGACATCCTGGAGATGACTGTCCACTTCCTGaaacacaagcagcagcagcatccctcCACCTGCTCAACCACAGCCAGTGAGGGCTACTCCAGGTGTATGCAGGACGCTGTCAACTTCCTGTCCCAGTGTGACGTGCAGACACAGTCCCAGAGAAGACTGCTGAGTCACTTCCTACACAAGCTGCCCACAGTGGACAAGAGCACCAGAGTCCAGCTTCAGCCCAGCTCTCCAGtccgccacagcagcagcaaacaGAAGACTTCAGGCTGCACTGCACTCTGGAGGCCCTGGTAG
- the LOC134087205 gene encoding transcription factor HES-5-like isoform X2, whose protein sequence is MQTVRTSSKPKTHTFIWRSGSINRRRRGTVSSRAQAPLQRDHSRDTAMAPTVTVPMTYSSEHLTLNNKRKPLVEKLRRDRINNSIEHLKTLLGQEFLKQHPDSKQEKADILEMTVHFLKHKQQQHPSTCSTTASEGYSRCMQDAVNFLSQCDVQTQSQRRLLSHFLHKLPTVDKSTRVQLQPSSPVRHSSSKQKTSGCTALWRPW, encoded by the exons ATGCAGACTGTGAGAACCTCCAGCAAACCCAAGACCCACACATTCATATGGAGATCTGGGAGTATAAataggagaaggagaggaacagTCAGCAGCAGAGCTCAAGCTCCTCTTCAGAGAGACCACAGCAGAGATACAGCCATGGCACCTACTGTCACTGTACCCATGACCTACTCTTCTGAACATCTAACACTCAACAATAAG AGAAAGCCTTTGGTGGAGAAACTGCGCAGAGATCGTATCAATAACAGCATTGAGCATCTCAAGACGCTACTGGGCCAGGAGTTCCTAAAGCAACATCCAGACTCCAAGCAGGAGAAAGCTGACATCCTGGAGATGACTGTCCACTTCCTGaaacacaagcagcagcagcatccctcCACCTGCTCAACCACAGCCAGTGAGGGCTACTCCAGGTGTATGCAGGACGCTGTCAACTTCCTGTCCCAGTGTGACGTGCAGACACAGTCCCAGAGAAGACTGCTGAGTCACTTCCTACACAAGCTGCCCACAGTGGACAAGAGCACCAGAGTCCAGCTTCAGCCCAGCTCTCCAGtccgccacagcagcagcaaacaGAAGACTTCAGGCTGCACTGCACTCTGGAGGCCCTGGTAG
- the LOC134087207 gene encoding transcription factor HES-5-like has translation MAPTVTVPMTYSSEHLQLNNKQRKPLVEKLRRDRINNSIEHLKTLLGQEFLKQHPDSKQEKADILEMTVHFLKHKQQQHPSTCSTTASEGYSRCMQDAVNFLSQCDVQTQSQRRLLSHFLHKLPTVDKSTRVQLQPSSPVRHSSSKQKTSGCTALWRPW, from the exons ATGGCACCTACTGTCACTGTACCCATGACCTACTCTTCTGAACATCTTCAACTGAATAATAAG CAGAGAAAGCCTTTGGTGGAGAAACTGCGCAGAGATCGCATCAACAACAGCATTGAGCATCTCAAGACGCTACTGGGTCAGGAGTTCCTAAAGCAACATCCAGACTCCAAGCAGGAGAAAGCTGACATCCTGGAGATGACAGTCCACTTCCTGaaacacaagcagcagcagcatccctcCACCTGCTCAACCACGGCCAGTGAGGGTTACTCCAGGTGTATGCAGGACGCTGTCAACTTCCTGTCCCAGTGTGACGTGCAGACACAGTCCCAGAGAAGACTGCTGAGTCACTTCCTACACAAGCTGCCCACAGTGGACAAGAGCACCAGGGTCCAGCTTCAGCCCAGCTCTCCAGtccgccacagcagcagcaaacaGAAGACTTCAGGCTGCACTGCACTCTGGAGGCCCTGGTAG
- the LOC134087206 gene encoding transcription factor HES-5-like: protein MAPTVTVPMTYSSEHLTLINKQRKPLVEKLRRDRINNSIEHLKTLLGQEFLKQHPDSKQEKADILEMTVHFLKHKQQQHPSTCSTTASEGYSRCMQDAVNFLSQCEVQTQSQRRLLSHFLHKLPTVDKSTRVQLQPSSPVRHSSSKQKTSGCTALWRPW, encoded by the exons ATGGCACCTACTGTCACTGTACCCATGACCTACTCTTCTGAACATCTAACACTCATCAATAAG CAGAGAAAGCCTTTGGTGGAGAAACTGCGCAGAGATCGCATCAACAACAGCATTGAGCATCTCAAGACTTTACTGGGCCAGGAGTTCCTAAAGCAACATCCAGACTCCAAGCAGGAGAAAGCTGACATCCTGGAGATGACTGTCCACTTCCTGaaacacaagcagcagcagcatccctcCACCTGCTCAACCACAGCCAGTGAGGGCTACTCCAG gtgTATGCAGGACGCTGTCAACTTCCTGTCCCAGTGTGAGGTGCAGACACAGTCCCAGAGAAGACTGCTGAGTCACTTCCTACACAAGCTGCCCACAGTGGACAAGAGCACCAGGGTCCAGCTTCAGCCCAGCTCTCCAGtccgccacagcagcagcaaacaGAAGACTTCAGGCTGCACTGCACTCTGGAGGCCCTGGTAG